The DNA segment TATAAAACCATAATCCCAAGTGATATCCAAATTGTGATTAGGGTGAAAATTGACCAATAACGATATACAACCAAACAACACGAATAGCTTAATGTAAATCAAGTACCGTTTCGAATGACCAATTATAGGAAGTACAAGGATCGCAAAACAATAAGTCCACCATTCCGCACCAATAGACCATGATGGCATATTCCAAGATAAGAAATGATAAAAATTCATTGCATTAGTCATAAAAAACTGACTGAATAAAGCTGTGTTTGAGAAGTAAAGGTGCCAACTATCATCTTGTAATTGTGGATAGGTTTTTCCAATAATAGGAACTGTAATAATCAACAAAATTAGTGTAAAAAAATGTAGAGGGTAAAGACGAGTAAACCTACTCCATAGAAATGACTTAATATTTTGTATACTGTAGCCATTTTCTTTGAAAAGTTGACCATAGACATGGTAAATGATAAAACCACTCAATAGAAAGAAGAAATCGACCCATAAATAGCCTTTAGAAAATATTCCTGTAGCTGCTCTTGGTAAGATACCTCCAAGGTCTCTGTAATAAGTACTAACGTCTATGTGGAATAATACAACCCATAGTGCAGCAATTCCTCGAAGTGGAGTAAGAGAACTTAAGTAGCTGACTTTTAGTGGATCAGTATTTTTCGAATTTGTTGCGTTAGTATTGATAGTTAATCCTGTTTTCATTTTCATTTGTTTAAGTATTTGATATATTTGGCTAAGTAAACTTAAATAAGGCTGATGTATTCTTTAATCTATATTCAAATAAATAATTAAATTTTTATTATAAATCATTCCATCAGCCCACAGTAAACTATAATTAAAATGAACAGTAAACTATTTTTAGCTTGTATGGCCACAAGTGCCATGTCCTTCTACGCTCATGCCCAATCTTCCCAAAAAGTAGAAATCTATGATCAAGATTTCCAGTATGTAAGTGGAGAGTACTCTACTAAAGTAGAAAACCCGTCACTATCTTCGATTGTAAGTATGGTGAAACTAGATGATGGCAGTGTTCTAATGTCGTCAAAGAAAGACAACAAGTCTTTTATTTTAAAGGATGGAAAGATCAAACCAGTTACATCTTTTGATGCAGAAAGTGCAGTATTGGAAGCATTGAAGTTTTCTGCCGTTGCTGATGGTTCTGATTTTGTTTTCCAAAACTTAACTACGGGAGCCTTTGATGGTAAAGGCGATTTTTACGCTATCTATGTCAGAAGCAAAGAGTTCAACACAATTGGTAAAAAGGATGAACTTCATAAGTTCAATAAGACAACCAAAAAGCTTGAGCCTATTGACAAGCCATCTGACTACAAAAACTTCCATCCTCACAAAATGGTTGGTGTGGAGAATGGGTTCGTTTGTATTCTTATTAAGCCAATTGAACGTGATGGTTCAACTAAATATGAATATCGTTTTTCTCATTATGATGGAACCCAATTCGATGTCTTAGAATTACCTGATAGTAAAACGGTATCAGATGTATTTAAAGGAAAAGATGGTAGAGTTTGGGTAACAGGCAAGAATAAGGTATATACTTATGCTGATGGCCAGTTGAAGGAAGAGTTTTCAGTGGGTAACGAGAAGACTAGAATTGCTGAATTTTCTATAAATTCTAAAGGGATTGCACTGATTGATTTTACTTCTGGATCAGTAGGAGCATATAATACAAATACGAATAAACTAGAAAAGGTATTTCCTAAGAATGAGTCAGCCATTGTAGGGGATGAATCAGCATCTCGATCAATACAAGAAATTGAGGTTGATGATAAGGATCGTTTTGTGATCAGTGCATCAAAATATAAAATGGATTTTGAGTTTGATTTATTGAAATATCAGTTCGAAAGTAATGGTTCTTTAGTGATTCTTGAGTATCCTAATTTAAAAGAAATTGGAGGAGGAGTTACGTTGATGAACTCAATGACTCAAGATAATGATGATTACAAAAGCTATGTAGGAAAGTCATCTTTAGTAGACCAAGCAGGTAACCTTTCATTATTATCTTTAGATGGAAAAACGATTAATAAAATCTCTAAAGATGGTCAAGTAGCTTCATATAGTATCGAAGAGATTGGAAAAGAACTTGGTTTCAGTTATCCGGATTATATGATTTATCCAAATAGCTGGACAATTGATGAAGTATCTGGAAATATATACATTTCAACACCAACCCGTAAGCAAACATTTGTTCTAAAAGCGGATGGTTCAAAAGAAAAATTAGCGTTCTCATTAGATAAGAAGTTAGGAGGAAAAACCATCAAAAGAGTGACCTTTGATTCCCAAAATCAGGCGTATTGGTTGGCTACGAATAAAGGCTTTGCGTTTAGCCCAATTAACGGGGAACCGAAATATTATACTAAGAAGCAAACAGGTATTGGTACTGGATATGGTCTTTTTGAATTTAGAGCTGATACTCAGGGTAAACTTTGGGTAAGTCATTCAAAAGGTGTTGCTGTTTTTGATAAAGATGGTCAGGTATCTAATCTTGAAAATGAAAATTCAGCAAACTACATTTCTCATTTTTCTATTAAAGACAATACAGGACGAAGTGTAGCTGTAGGATCAAAAGGTACGTTTGCAATTAGTGGTGAAACAGCAACTAAAGAAATAGATTTTGAAAGTTTAAAAGCGGAGCTAACGAAAAAGTATGGAGAGGAGAATAATTCTGTATTTATGAAGGCAGCTATTTTCGATCAAAAAAATCAACTTTGGGTGATCACTGATAAGAATAAAGTAGCGTATTTTACAGGTAGTGATTGGAATATTATTGATATGAAACAATATTATTGTGCACCAGAAGTTTTCACTCTTTTCAATGACAAAAAAGGAAGAGTGAATGTAGTAGCGGGTGAGCCATTAAAGCCTGTAGTTGCAACACCGACAGATCAAGCGGCGGCAGCGGCAGCTGAGGCTAAGAAAACGCCAAAAGACTATTTATTAGAGGAAATTGATCACACTTATTATTTCCCAGAACAAGTAGTTGTTTTTGATGTGAATCAAGCGAACTAAGATCAACTGTCTTACACTTTGTAAGTTAAGTTGTGAATAAAATGATGAAGACTACCTCATGCACTTGGGGTAGTCTTTTTTGTTCGGTGTTAATCAAAAATGCTTACAATAGGGGTTTAAACTTTTGCAATTCAAACTAACTATTTCTTTATAATTCTGATTGAAGAATTTAAAATTACAATCAGATTACATATTTCTAAACCTGTATTTTGACGGTACACTATGAACTACTCCCGTATGTAGACATGCACTTCATCTATACAACTTTTTTTGTAGTAGTGATTTACTGTTGATGATCTAATCAAATCATTTTTTAAGTGTAGATGGATGTGACCAAGAAAAATACAGATCAATATGAAAAAGATAGTATTAGTATTGACCTTGATGTTTTTATCTTTATTGTCATTTGCACAAGATCAAGGGCAGTGGGGAGCATTGTACTTCAAGGCTAGAATGAGTGACCGTTTTAGTTATTATGCGGAACACCATATCAGATTTAATAATACAGAGTTATATAAATCTTACAATAGAATGGGACTTCAGTATGCGGTAGCTAAGAATTTCAGCATTGTTGTTGGACCTGCCGTAATTGCTAAGTTTAATACTGAAAAAGAAACGGCCATTGAATATAGGATATGGCACCAGTATTTGTATACCCATAAAATAGGAAGAATTGAAATGCACCATCAAGTGCGTTTAGAACATGTTTGGTTTGAAGGTGCTACATGGAATAGGTACAGATATAAACCTTATGCATATATCCCGCTCAATACAAGAGAAATGGAGGTAGGTACTGTTTATTTTGTGCCGAGTATAGAGTAGTTGTTCTTGTATGATCAGCATGCTTCAGCTTTAGAAGACCTGAGGATATATAATGCTTTGGGATATGTGTTATCTAAAAAAGCTGCGATTACGGTAGGGCATATGTGGACATGGGATCAGGAAGACTACAGTAATGTATTTAGGTATAGTTTGTACTTAACATTATAGATAAACAGGCCAGTTATTTTCAATTGAAAGTGATTGGCCTTTTTCTTTTTTATTACAGTAAATAACATTTTTCTATAAATGAAACACTGTATTCAGATTATGGAACTAATTGTACATTATTATTACTTAAACACTGTTAACTAAGGTTTAAGCCCTCATTTTTTTTGTAATTTGGACCTACTAAATGTGATCAAACAAAATATATTTAAATGAAACGAATTATTATCCTTTTGTCTTTACTCACCTATTGTCAATTAGCATGGTCTCAAGGTTTTTTAAGAACTGAAAGAACGAATATTATCAATGATGAAGGAAATGTATTATTGAGAAGTATCGGTACCGGAAATTGGATGATTCAAGAAGGGTATATGATGCAGTCTACAGGAGCGAATATCAATACCCATACTCAATTTCGAGAAAAACTTGAAGAGCAAATCGGTAAGAGAAAAACGGCGAAGTTTTATGATGCTTGGTTGGAAAACCATTTTACAAAAGCGGACCTAGACTCCATGAAAGCTTGGGGTTTCAATAGTGTAAGAGTTGCCCTACATTATAAATGGTTTACTTTACCTATTGAAGAAGAGAAGGAGGTAAAAGGGACACTGACCAATACTTGGTTGGATAAGGGCTTTGCAATGACTGACCAATTATTGGAGTGGTGTGAAGCCAATGAAATGTATCTAATTTTAGATATGCATGGAGCTCCTGGTGGACAAGGAAAAGATGCTAATATCTCTGATTATGATACAGATAAACCTTCATTATGGGAAAGCAAAGAAAATCAAGATAAACTCACTGCTTTATGGATAAAACTTGCAGACAGATACAAGGATAATATCTGGATTGGAGGTTATGATTTAATCAATGAACCCAATTGGGGTTTTAATGGTAGTGGTTCAGCTAATGGATGTGGCTGTTCTGAAAATGATCAAATATGGGATCTACATGAGCGTTTAATTCAGGCGATTAGAACTGTAGATCAAAATCATATTGTATATGTTTCAGGTAACTGTTGGGGTAATACTTATGCAGGTTTTGAGAACCATTCTTTGAAAGATGTAGATGATAATATGGTGATTACTTTCCATAAGTATTGGAATTACAATAGTGATGTATCAGTTCAAGGGTGGTTAGAGATGAGAGAAAAATTTCAGTTACCTCTTTGGATGAGTGAAGCGGGTGAAAACTCTAATACATGGTTTTCAGATTGTATTGCTCTATTTGAATTTAATAATATTGGTTGGTCTTGGTGGCCAGTGAAGAAAAGCAGAGTAAACAATATTTTGAAAGTTGATACCCCTCAATCCTATAAAGACCTTTTAGCAGCTTGGGAAAAAGGGGAGGACTTATCTAAAAAAGAGACATACAATGCCGTAATGGAGTATATGGAGAGTCATAAGAATGAAAACTGTATAGTAGCACCAGATGTTATTTATGCAATGATGGGACAGTCTACAACTAACTTAACATCACCTTATACCTCCCATAAAATCAATACACCAATTTTGTTTGCTGATTATGATATGGGG comes from the Flammeovirga agarivorans genome and includes:
- a CDS encoding ligand-binding sensor domain-containing protein translates to MNSKLFLACMATSAMSFYAHAQSSQKVEIYDQDFQYVSGEYSTKVENPSLSSIVSMVKLDDGSVLMSSKKDNKSFILKDGKIKPVTSFDAESAVLEALKFSAVADGSDFVFQNLTTGAFDGKGDFYAIYVRSKEFNTIGKKDELHKFNKTTKKLEPIDKPSDYKNFHPHKMVGVENGFVCILIKPIERDGSTKYEYRFSHYDGTQFDVLELPDSKTVSDVFKGKDGRVWVTGKNKVYTYADGQLKEEFSVGNEKTRIAEFSINSKGIALIDFTSGSVGAYNTNTNKLEKVFPKNESAIVGDESASRSIQEIEVDDKDRFVISASKYKMDFEFDLLKYQFESNGSLVILEYPNLKEIGGGVTLMNSMTQDNDDYKSYVGKSSLVDQAGNLSLLSLDGKTINKISKDGQVASYSIEEIGKELGFSYPDYMIYPNSWTIDEVSGNIYISTPTRKQTFVLKADGSKEKLAFSLDKKLGGKTIKRVTFDSQNQAYWLATNKGFAFSPINGEPKYYTKKQTGIGTGYGLFEFRADTQGKLWVSHSKGVAVFDKDGQVSNLENENSANYISHFSIKDNTGRSVAVGSKGTFAISGETATKEIDFESLKAELTKKYGEENNSVFMKAAIFDQKNQLWVITDKNKVAYFTGSDWNIIDMKQYYCAPEVFTLFNDKKGRVNVVAGEPLKPVVATPTDQAAAAAAEAKKTPKDYLLEEIDHTYYFPEQVVVFDVNQAN
- a CDS encoding acyltransferase family protein, producing the protein MKTGLTINTNATNSKNTDPLKVSYLSSLTPLRGIAALWVVLFHIDVSTYYRDLGGILPRAATGIFSKGYLWVDFFFLLSGFIIYHVYGQLFKENGYSIQNIKSFLWSRFTRLYPLHFFTLILLIITVPIIGKTYPQLQDDSWHLYFSNTALFSQFFMTNAMNFYHFLSWNMPSWSIGAEWWTYCFAILVLPIIGHSKRYLIYIKLFVLFGCISLLVNFHPNHNLDITWDYGFIRCIFQFFIGINLYLLFQMNWNNNILQKDITCILLFVFISIGFHYKIHDLVFIPLFSLFLLAVAYNNSSIKSILEKRYIKYLGDISYSIYLMHGLVFFFFWFQFPSWKQNYGWDRLPSNLYLLYIITFLSITVLLSALSHRYIEVGCRNLLRKLK
- a CDS encoding DUF2490 domain-containing protein; its protein translation is MKKIVLVLTLMFLSLLSFAQDQGQWGALYFKARMSDRFSYYAEHHIRFNNTELYKSYNRMGLQYAVAKNFSIVVGPAVIAKFNTEKETAIEYRIWHQYLYTHKIGRIEMHHQVRLEHVWFEGATWNRYRYKPYAYIPLNTREMEVGTVYFVPSIE
- a CDS encoding cellulase family glycosylhydrolase, which translates into the protein MKRIIILLSLLTYCQLAWSQGFLRTERTNIINDEGNVLLRSIGTGNWMIQEGYMMQSTGANINTHTQFREKLEEQIGKRKTAKFYDAWLENHFTKADLDSMKAWGFNSVRVALHYKWFTLPIEEEKEVKGTLTNTWLDKGFAMTDQLLEWCEANEMYLILDMHGAPGGQGKDANISDYDTDKPSLWESKENQDKLTALWIKLADRYKDNIWIGGYDLINEPNWGFNGSGSANGCGCSENDQIWDLHERLIQAIRTVDQNHIVYVSGNCWGNTYAGFENHSLKDVDDNMVITFHKYWNYNSDVSVQGWLEMREKFQLPLWMSEAGENSNTWFSDCIALFEFNNIGWSWWPVKKSRVNNILKVDTPQSYKDLLAAWEKGEDLSKKETYNAVMEYMESHKNENCIVAPDVIYAMMGQSTTNLTSPYTSHKINTPILFADYDMGRNRYAYFDHVSADYHVDTHKERAVWNSGYSYRNDGVDIGIENDATYVGWTEDGEWLKYTIQIASSGVYSIEVNYSAEEHDGALELTKNHIVLGEAILPKNGKPFDWRTVEMKNISLSEGNNELVFKIKKGGIHLKDFVIKKAKEL